tttaatcaattttttttctttaaaatagaatcgaaccaaaataactgaaatttttataatataaaatcgaatcaaattaaattattttaaaaatcaaactaaattataGAATTAAGAGAGTTCAGTTCGATTTATTTGATTGAATAATGCTCGTATAAGTGTTTTGTAAAAAAATCTAGCTAAATTATAGTAAGAAGGAATtttaatacaaaattttgaaaattaaaaacttttatggtaataaaataaaaataaaagataaaagtaAAATATTTGACAAAATAGAGGAACGGATAATAAAAATTACCATTCTTAAAAGCCAATCCAACGGACCCTAATGAAATTAGAAGAAACACAACTAATTATAACCTACAAAAACTGGTAGGAAGCCCAATATCCATTAGAGTATCATACAAGAAAGTACATCAAATAGGATCATaagctctttatatatatatatatatattcaccttaataattataaattatacttGACTCGATTTTCTTCTAAAATGATAATATTATTGGTAATCATgcaactcagggcaaaatttatTTGAGCTAGGCCAACAATGGAGGGCAGCACTCTTTTAAAGCAATTGGCAACAAGTTTAGTGAAAATTTTATTACTAAAGTGTTGGGATcgcttaaaaaattattaaaaaaaataattttctaagtaaaagaaaattaaattatttgttttaaaaaattattttttaattttaataattttataaaaaatataaaaatatttttacatacataatataaatatatactattaatttaatattttaattaaataataaaaaaaattactgtaTAATATACATAAACTTATCCGTTGAAAGTTGAAACTTATCCGAATAAAAAACAGTGTGCGGCTCTTGAGAtgagagaataaaaaaaaaaaaaaaaaaactacaccTCCAAAGACCCAAAACCAATCTCTCCTTTAATAATGCCCTACTGGTTTaagataatatttatttatttaaatggatTCCCCTCTAGAATCCGtatttgataattttatttagtataatttttatatattctgGTTATTTATTATAACAGAATTTATTATAATCAATAATCATAATAATATACAATTGGGGGTTTGAGGATTTTGTGTCTGATTTTGAAACCATCATTGACAtttattatttgattattttGAACCTTCTCAGGATTGAAAAGTCTAGCTATTTGGGTCAATTGCTTGTGATAGGAAGCTAGCCATTTTTTATAAGCCATTTGCTAGTAAGGAAAATTTTCCAAGTGGACCTATATGTTCTTGACATTAGAACTTAACCATTGTTGTTGTTGACCACAGGCTCAATCCTAGGGAAGATTGGCCTCTCCTCAGTGAGATATAAAATCTTCAATTTGGTATATGTACAAAGATTGTTTTTGTTGACATTCATGAACTCCATGAATAATAAAAGATATGGTTGTAGCTATGAACTTACACTTTGCCTAATTGTATTGGCATAAATCTATTAAGCAATGCTTCTTAATGCCCAAATTGCCAGTTAAAACATTAATCACAGATTAAGATCATGCTAAATGACAACAATATCAGCTAACCATGCGAGATACCTCTGCACTAGCACAAGAATATATGTGAGTCCATTGGTGTAAAATGGACTATATGTGTAAGACATTGATCTAAAGACAAACAAAAACTGAGTTTATTTTTCAGTTCCCCTACCTAGGACATGAAGATCAAATCATCAATGGAAGACAAAAAAAATTTTGGACAAGCTTAGTTCCTAACAGGGCTGTCCACACATGCAAGAAAATAGGACTGGAACTCCATGTCTACTGCTATGATCTAACCTTCCATTTCTTCTCCTTTCAGCATCAGTCTCATGCCATGGACTTACTCTAGGAGGAGCAACTTGGCCATTAACAAATAGTGAATTAGGTTCTGTGCCAGACTGAGCTAGGGaaagttcatcaggtccataaatatTAGGGCTTTGATTCCTTCCATATTCATTAGCAGCTCTTCTCTCTACAGCAAGAAAATGGGCAAGAGAAGGAGGATTGTTCACACTTTGAGCATCAGTGGTGTCTCTTGAACATAAAGAGAAAAGCCATGTTTTGGGTTTTTTGTTgctcttcttttcctttattacttcGACTTTCCTTACCCTTGATGATTTCCTGGAAAGCTCCAATATGTTGGAAACACCAATAAGGCTCCCCAGAGTAATGCTTCTGTCATGGAAGAAAGATCCTGTAGACTGAATTATTCATAGAGAAAAATGAGACAGATTAGCCAAATAATACCAGATtgtgtaaaaattcaattttttatcTGCTTAAACATCCAAGtcacaataaaggttgaaaaaagtCCAGCCAAGTTCTGCAAAATGAGGTTTTGAGGTTTCCAAGTACTGAGAAGCTTAATAAGTCCTGTGTTTTAGCTTCATTGCTCTCTTTTGACAAATTCTGGCCTTCCACACTCTCTGCATTCACAGAACTTTTAAGCTTAATCTGGACAAAAATGCAAGATATGTTCTTAAATGAATGGTTGATATGCAAAAACTATCAGAATCAAGAACTGTTTGAAGGCATTGCTTAGGTCCACATTACTTAGACTAACATGTAGTAATACTTGGAATTATCAATATATAATATAACTACGATTTTTAAGTAAAAATCAAGTAACAGTTCACCAGACCCAAAATAATGAAGTGTTTGTGCATTGAAATGATTAGGGAACCAAATCATTATAGTGTGCATTACCCCATGGAATGTGGGGTTCATTATAAGCATTAAGAAAACTTTGCTTCAATGCCCAAATAGTCTCCTTTCAAATGAGTGCAGATTGTTTCATTAAGCCCAACTGTTGAAACAGAGAACCATGTCAGGAAACAGCAATTAATTTCGAGTTAAATAGCAGAATCGTCAAGCATATTTAGGCATGAACAAAACAAACCAAAAGGAAACAAAAACAACTATACGAGCTACAGTCTTAGTAGTGTCATATATGTCTTTTTGGGTACTTAAAATCCTAAATTAAGCCCCTAAAACTCAAGGGTAATGACGAATGGAGAAATTTAGGtacccaaagaaaaaaaaaaattaaataaattttctgcCATCTCTACTGACCTCTGTGTCTAAATCTGATGAGGAATCTGTTGAGGAAGTTGGAGAACCAGTGAGTAAAGTGTTGAACGATACTGATCCAGAAAATTCACCAGTTCTAGGTAAAGCAACTCTCACATTAAGGGGCTGCAAACCCAGAGGCCACCCTTCTTCCTACAATCCATCACAATCACTATATTATCAAAAACCTTTAACATCATAGTCTGGGAAAAAAGAAAATACAGAATATAATTGTACTATCATCTGAAACAATAACAATGTGACAAAGAAAATTATAGCAAAAGAACACAAACCCACATTCAGAAACTCAGAGAAAAAtcttaaaaaaaggaaaaaaaaaatctaagggacAACCCATGAGGGATAATACAGGAGAGTGAAATAGAAGACAAAATAACTACCTGTTGAGCCATATATACTGGCACCAGAAGTACTTGCAATTCATATATATGCTTCTCTTGATTGGTGTAAGTAGAAGAAGAAGTCACAATGATGCCTGTGTCATTTCCTTGGTGTTTTCTTCTCTAAAAGACAAGTTGCTGTTCGTTGGATAGATTCTGAGAAGCTGAGAAGGGTAAACTATAAATAGATGTGTGCTTCACTTGCACTGTAGCCCAACAACAATGGCTCATAATATGGCATCAAGTGAGAGTAAAAACAAGCAGAAAAGGGCCTCAAAAAGAGAAAAGACTTGTCATTTTTGTGCATTTTCTTCCTTCTTAGCTTTACTCGAACTTTGTTGACTAGAAAGAGAAAGAGGAAACACAATTATTTGTGGCTTTATCAAATTGTTGAAGTGAACTACACAGGCTAAGGACCAAGGTTAGGTTAGGTTCAGAAAACTGTGCATTAAATGGCAGAATTACCCTAATCATCAAACAGTCAAATCCTTTTAACGGTTTTACttcatttttaacttttttaaatTATGCTTATAAACgaacaaattttaaaatacagTATTATAATCCGTaacgaatttagaaatttttttttgtcaatatatgaaaaataaacatatcaaaaataaaattttcaaattgatATTCAAGTATCAAAGTTTTAttgtttaaaaatttaataagattataaaaTTAAGTGAATTTAACTAATATTTTCATGTAAAAAAAATAGAGCtactaaatttaaataattaatacaaataagtaatttatttttatatttatcaaaaagaaagttcaataattaaatttttaaggggtcaatttaaatatttatatttatatgtaatatttTAAGAAAAAAGAGTTAAtcgactcttttttttttatattgtgaAACTGTCAATTATTATAACTATTAATTATGATGaattttatcataattaaaaattaaaatatatctaTTATACATATAACGATTGCattgaataaattttaatacAAATATAAGGCATTAACAAGAGTCAAGACTCATTcaacatttaaaaaaatatttttaaaaaaattcttatattatgatttatgtaACAAACGTTCATCCACTGCTGAATTGCTAGTTTAAttgttaatttatttaaataaggattattataattttaaagtataaatatatgaattttatcacatatattatatttaaattcagTTAAAACAAGGACAATAATATTCAAAGCATATACCATTGAAATCCCCCATTAATTAATAGTCAAAATTCTAAGGTACTGAGGGGACCCTAAAATATTATTCCCTCCTCTTACCTTTTATTTCAACTAATTAAGAAGGAAATCATaagatgaattttaaaaaattataaaaatgacTACCGTGTTTAGTAGAGATCATGATAAAATTgaagaaagaaaattaattaatatttttttaattttttaaaagatagataattttgaataaaataattttttaaaaaataatatataaaagtgAATGAAAAGATGAAGTATTTAGCATTATGTTAATcatatttaa
The genomic region above belongs to Hevea brasiliensis isolate MT/VB/25A 57/8 unplaced genomic scaffold, ASM3005281v1 Scaf422, whole genome shotgun sequence and contains:
- the LOC131177360 gene encoding uncharacterized protein At3g17950-like, producing MAQQEEGWPLGLQPLNVRVALPRTGEFSGSVSFNTLLTGSPTSSTDSSSDLDTESTGSFFHDRSITLGSLIGVSNILELSRKSSRVRKVEVIKEKKSNKKPKTWLFSLCSRDTTDAQSVNNPPSLAHFLAVERRAANEYGRNQSPNIYGPDELSLAQSGTEPNSLFVNGQVAPPRVSPWHETDAERRRNGRLDHSSRHGVPVLFSCMCGQPC